One segment of Neoarius graeffei isolate fNeoGra1 chromosome 20, fNeoGra1.pri, whole genome shotgun sequence DNA contains the following:
- the pmp22a gene encoding peripheral myelin protein 22a, protein MLVVLIGTVILHLLDLILLLISTSVNAWRTFKTRSYDLWYDCRTKNGGYDCTGASDADWLQAVQALMILATIFCLLSLILFVWQLFTLNKGGRFFFTAVFQILSSLFVMSGAIIYTVMSPGGQDEDHSFGFAFVLAWLAFPLTLISGLIYIVLRKKE, encoded by the exons ATGCTGGTCGTCCTGATCGGAACAGTCATTTTGCACCTTCTGGATCTGATCCTGCTGCTCATTTCTACatctgtgaat GCCTGGAGGACATTTAAGACAAGGAGTTATGACCTCTGGTATGACTGCCGAACAAAGAATGGAGGATATGACTGCACAGGTGCCAGTGATGCAG ACTGGCTGCAGGCAGTACAGGCTTTGATGATCCTAGCAACAATCTTCTGCCTGCTGTCTTTGATCTTATTCGTGTGGCAACTCTTCACCCTGAACAAGGGAGGACGATTCTTCTTCACGGCTGTCTTTCAGATCCTCTCCA GCCTATTTGTGATGAGTGGAGCTATAATCTACACAGTGATGAGCCCAGGAGGGCAGGATGAGGACCATTCTTTCGGCTTTGCCTTCGTCCTAGCCTGGCTAGCATTCCCTCTCACTCTGATAAGTGGCCTCATTTACATCGTTCTGAGGAAGAAGGAATGA